CGATGACATCTCCTTCGACCACATTCTGATTATCATCCTTGGGCAGAAAATCATAGAGGGATTTCCAGGAGCCGATATCACTCCAGCCAAAATCAGAGGGCAGGACCACTCCGCGCCCGGTTTTTTCCATAATGGCGTAATCGATGGAGATATCGGGTAACTGCTGGTAGCGTTCCCGAAGCTGGCCATCTTCGGCATTCATCAATTCCCGCATGCTCTTGAGAAGAGCGGGCTGGAAGGTCTCGAATTCCTCCAGGATCACTGAAGCCTTGAAGGCAAACATGCCGCTGTTCCAGTAGAAATTGCCGGCCTCGACATAATGCCGGGCTGTTTTTTCGTCCGGCTTTTCCACAAACCTCCTGACAACCAGGGCATCTTCTCCTTCGAGTTTTTGTGCTCCTTCGATGTACCCATAGCCTGTTTCCGGGTAATTGGGTTTGATGCCAAAGGTGACCAGATGGTCTTTTCCGGCAAGTCTGATGGCTGCCTGCAATTTCGCCTGAAAGCTTGCCAGGTCATTGATGACATGGTCGGCAGGCAGAATCAGCAGAATGGCATCCGCTTCTGTCTGTAAAATGGTCAGGGCGGCCAGAAGAATTGCCGGTGCGGTATTTCGCCCGCACGGCTCGGTGATGACCTTGTTGTCAGGCGGTATATCGATGGCTTTCAGATGCCGTTTGATTTCATAATAGTGTTCGATGCCGCAGACGATGCGCACTCTGTCCGGGGAAAGGAGTGGAAAGAGCCTTTTGATGGTGCCCTGGATCAATGAATCAGCCCCGACCAGGCTGACGAGCTGTTTGGGAAAAAGCTGGCGTGAAATCGGCCACAGCCTCGAGCCAGTGCCTCCGGCCAATAAAACTGGATAGACCTTTATTTCCTGCTCATGCATGCACGTATGACTCCTTCTCTATTATTATTTCAAGAACTTTCCTCACTGTGAAGCACTACTGCGCTGGCAGGTGCAACGACCAGGGAGACGGAAGCGATTTCTCCCTCCTGTGGCACGCCGCTGTCGAGGCGGACATCCCTCCACTTTCCTTCGGGCAGGAGGAAGGTGGCTGCCCCGCTCGTGCTTCCGTTTATCAGGACCAGAATCTTTGACCAGGATTCCCCGCTCAGGCCGCTGCCGTCGATGGAATAGACGATTTGCTCAGGAACCGGAGCAGTGGCCTGCACCCGGCTGTAGATCCTTTCGGCATTGCCCAGCCGGAAGGCCGGATGCTGCTTGCGAAGGGTGATGACCCCCTTGAGGTAGTGGAAAATATCAGCATGGATGGTCTTGAGGTGCCAGTCGATCCGGTTGATCGAATCAGGCTGATTGTAAGTATTGGCGATATGCTGCTTGGTGCGATAGAGGTCCATGCCGCAGTAAAGAAAAGGGATGCCCTGGGCAAGAAGGACCAGCAAACCCGCCAGTTTGACCATCCTCTTGCGGCTGTTTTCATCCATATTGGCCGATAGTTCAAGTTTATCCCTCAGCACCAGATCATCGTGACAGGTGACATAATTGATGGTTTCATCGGGATCCTGGGCAAAATCCTCGATCGATCCCCGTAATCCCCGGCAGATGGAGGCGGCGATATCGATGGAGGAATGCCCCTGAATGAAGGATGGGTCCGGACCATTTGGCGACCCCTTGATGGCATTGCGAAAATGGTCGTTGAACACCCCGTAACCCCGGCCTTTTTGCCTCCCCTTCTCGTTGATCACCGCAAGAGGAGATGGCCCGGCGGCCCAGGGTTCCCCGTAGATCAGGATAGTCGGATGAATGGCGTGCAACTCCGCCGCAACCCTGGTCATGGTTTCAACATCGATCAGGCCCATGAGGTCGAAGCGAAAACCGTCAATGTGGTATTCCTGGATCCAGAATTTCACCGAGTCGAGTAACAGCTTCCGGGCCATGGGATAGGTCGTGTTAAATTCATTCCCTGTCCCGGAGCCGTTGGAGATTTTTCCTTCTTCGTCCATCCGGTGATAATAGTAGGGCACAACCTGATCGAAGGGAGCCCGGCTGTCGTAGTGATTATAGACAACATCCATAATGACCCGAAGGCCGGATTTATGCATATCCTTGATCATCTGCTTAAGCTCTCTGATTGCGGTTTCATCGGCCGCATTACTGGCATAGGTTGCCGCCTCAGGCGAGAAAAAAAGGGTCGGCATATAACCCCAGTTATAATGGGGAAACTGTTGAAACTGCTCCCGGCCTATCCAACTGGTGAAGCTCATGACGGGCATGATCTGGACATGGGTCACTCCCAGCTCAAGCAGATGGTCAAGCCCTGTTCTGACCTGCTCCGGTCCCCTGGTCCCGGTTTCGGCAAGTCCGGTATACAGCCCCTTGTTCTTTACCCCTGAGTTGGCGGCAATGGTAAGCTCCCGCAGGTGAAGCTCATAAATGACGGCATCCTCCGGTTTGATAAATCCGTCTTCCGGTATTACCTCCCGGAACGCAGGCCGGTGGTCCTCTTCCCATCTGAGCTGCCGGTTGATTTCCTCAAAGTCGACAATTTTCCCCCGCGACGGCCCGACAGCAATCATCTCAGCCCAGGGATCAACGATTTCTTTTTCTCTGCCTTCCTGGTCAGTCAAACGAAGCATATAAAAGGCATCCTTCCAGTCTCCGGCATGGCTCCCCTGAAAGACGCCATGCTCGTCCCTGGTCAGGGGAACTTCAATTCCCGTGCGGTCATCAAATGACCTGAAGAGCATGACCCGCATCTGTTGTACGTCAGTAAAAGGGAAATGGAAGAACAGCGCCTGCGGGGTATATGACACACCCCGGTCGGATGAAGGTGCATGCTCCGGAACGGTCAGAATTCCTCTGGTCTGTGAGCAGGCACAGCGGCAATAGGGATCCATGACCTCGGACAGTTTTCCGTAGCAGGTCAGACGGAAAGTATAGTACTGCCCTTTCAGATCTCCCGGCACGGTCACGCTGAAGATCCCGTTTGTCTGCGAAATCCACCTGCCGCTCAGGTCGCCGGTCATAGGCACCTCACTGGCCTGATCGGACCACAGGTCCGGGTACAGGAGCACTGAAACGGCTTCGGCCATGGGAGCGAAGACCTTGAAGGTAGTAGCCTCCGGACTATACGTAACACCAAGGTTATTACCGTCATAAAAGAACCGGGGTTCGGCCAGAATCTTCCTGGGGATGACCTTTTTATCCTTGTCCAGATAATACTCCTGGCGGATATCCAGGTCCTTCTCCAGCTCAATGGCTAATTTTCTGGTCTGGAGACCCAGGAGGAGCAGGGGGGGATCAGCTATTCCCGGCACCCAGCCGTGGTCCGGGTTATCGAGTGTCTCTTTAAATTTGAACTGGATGGAGCCATCATGGGGAAATCCGTAAACGATCAGTTCATAATATCTTTCCTGCTCATTCCACCACATCTTCCATCGCGGGTCTCCTTCACCATGCTGCCAGTTATTATGATTGCCCAGAACAAAAATGCTCCTCGGACCTTCGAGCCGCTCCTCTGCCGGGTCTCCCTGAGAAGATGGATCATAGATAAAGTGCACTGCTCCATTTTCCAGGATCTCATAGCCATCTTTCCGCGGATTAAACGAGGTTTTCTGACCAAGGAGGTTTGTGTTCCTGACCGTAGAGATAGGAAAGATCGTCCCTCCCCGCTCACGCAGAGAAAACGATACAGCCTTCAACTCCCCCTTTTCATCCGAGACTATCGGGGCCGAGAGATTGACGATAATGGTTCTTGGATCATCGGCAAAGGCAGCGACAACATTGATTTTGATTTCGGGAGGCACATAATAGATATTCGGGTCATTTTCCAGCAGCCAGATCTCCGTCGGTATCGGTCTGGCGATCTCAATGAATCTGGTTTCTTCTTTTCCTCTATCCCACCGGTCCCTGCTCTTTTTAATCAAAATGCCCACCCTGGCTGAGCTCCCCAGCTTCTGGCAGTCTATGCGGCTGAAAACACCATAGTCATCATGCCCCACAAATTCGAACAGAGCTCCGTGCCTGCCTTCCAGCCACATCCACAGATACCAGTCATCATAACAGCCATCGTAGCGGTGGTAATGGATAGTCAAGCAGGAACAGGAGGTGGTTAGTTGGATCATAGCATTGTCCTCCCCCTTAGAGTTTTTGTGAGATTGTGAGATCAGGTCTATTCGGCTTTTCCCCGCCTTTCCCTTTACGGCTCAAAAGAAATTATCGGTTTGAAGGTATCAATTTCAGCTTTTCCACTGACCACTGACCACTGACCACTGACCACTGACCACTGATCACTGATCACTGATCACTGATCACTGGCCACTGATTTAACTCGAAAATCCAGCCGGACCGATGTCGGGTCGATGTATTCCAGTTGGATGCCGGCAGGCAGGCTGATATCCTCTCTGGACAGATAAAAAGTGCGCCTTCCCCATTGGGCCAGGGCGACGTTTAAATCGACCCGAAGGTCCTCAGATTTCAGTGAGGCAACCAGTTTGCGGGTGCCTTTGATGAATATTTTGGCCTTTTTGGGAGGAGAGGTCAATTCCATATTGGCAGGGACGTTTTTATACTCGATGGGCACGATCATATCGAGAGAGTAGTTCTGCTGCCCGGCCAGGAGGGCCCAGAAGAAAAAAACCAGGCAGAAGGCAGCCACTTTCCTGGGCCAGTGGTCCAGAATTGTCCGGGAGATGAAATCCTGGACTGACAGTTTCTCCTTCTTTCTTTTTTGGGTCAGATGCTCGACAATCAGGGTGCTCAGGATTTTGGCGTCCGGAACTCTTTTTATCTGGCCGTATTGAACTGTGGATACATGCCCCCTTTCCTCGGAAACAACAACGATAAACGCATCGCACTGCTCTGACAGCCCCAGAGAGGCCCGGTGCCGTGAGCCGTACCGGGTGGGCAGGTTGGCTTTTTCCGTCATGGGCAGGAATCCGGACACCAGTCTGATCCGGTCTCCATCGATGAGGATGGCTCCATCATGGATGGGAGAGGATTTCTGGAAGATGCTCAGCAAAATGGGCTCGCTGATTTCTCCGTTGAAGGCAATTCCATCCCGGATCAGGTGCTGCAAATCATCTTTTTGCTGAAACACGATGATCGCACCCGTCCTCTCTCCGGCCATCCGGAAGACAGCCTGGCTGATGGTTTCGACCATGGAGGGATCATGGGCTACACCCTTTTTTTCCGGCAGCAGGTTCAGCGGATTGACCCGCTCCAGTACCTCGCGGATTTCGGGCTGGAAAACGATGATGATCAGAACGATCAATACCTGCCAGAAAACCTGAAAGACCCAGGTGGAGAGAAAAAGCCCGCAGGATCTCACCAGGGTGTAAATTCCCCCAAGGCCCATTAAGCCGATGAGAATCCGGAAAGCTTTGGTTTTGTGGAACAGACTGTATAACTGATAGGCAATAAAGGTAATCAATAAAATGTC
This window of the bacterium genome carries:
- a CDS encoding diadenylate cyclase, which translates into the protein MNFKLLDLIDILLITFIAYQLYSLFHKTKAFRILIGLMGLGGIYTLVRSCGLFLSTWVFQVFWQVLIVLIIIVFQPEIREVLERVNPLNLLPEKKGVAHDPSMVETISQAVFRMAGERTGAIIVFQQKDDLQHLIRDGIAFNGEISEPILLSIFQKSSPIHDGAILIDGDRIRLVSGFLPMTEKANLPTRYGSRHRASLGLSEQCDAFIVVVSEERGHVSTVQYGQIKRVPDAKILSTLIVEHLTQKRKKEKLSVQDFISRTILDHWPRKVAAFCLVFFFWALLAGQQNYSLDMIVPIEYKNVPANMELTSPPKKAKIFIKGTRKLVASLKSEDLRVDLNVALAQWGRRTFYLSREDISLPAGIQLEYIDPTSVRLDFRVKSVASDQ
- a CDS encoding mannose-1-phosphate guanylyltransferase/mannose-6-phosphate isomerase, coding for MHEQEIKVYPVLLAGGTGSRLWPISRQLFPKQLVSLVGADSLIQGTIKRLFPLLSPDRVRIVCGIEHYYEIKRHLKAIDIPPDNKVITEPCGRNTAPAILLAALTILQTEADAILLILPADHVINDLASFQAKLQAAIRLAGKDHLVTFGIKPNYPETGYGYIEGAQKLEGEDALVVRRFVEKPDEKTARHYVEAGNFYWNSGMFAFKASVILEEFETFQPALLKSMRELMNAEDGQLRERYQQLPDISIDYAIMEKTGRGVVLPSDFGWSDIGSWKSLYDFLPKDDNQNVVEGDVIVRETKNCLIKGHGRLVVANGLENMVVVETPDTVFISDLEKSQDVKSIVNELKSKGRREYQAHTTVYRPWGTYTTLEEKGDTRIKRIIVYPGAKLSHQMHYHRSEHWVVVRGTAKITNGSQTFFLEENQSAYISKTTPHRLENPGKIPLHIIEVQLGHYLEEDDIVRFDDDFGRTQDRGEGVT
- the pulA gene encoding type I pullulanase; translation: MIQLTTSCSCLTIHYHRYDGCYDDWYLWMWLEGRHGALFEFVGHDDYGVFSRIDCQKLGSSARVGILIKKSRDRWDRGKEETRFIEIARPIPTEIWLLENDPNIYYVPPEIKINVVAAFADDPRTIIVNLSAPIVSDEKGELKAVSFSLRERGGTIFPISTVRNTNLLGQKTSFNPRKDGYEILENGAVHFIYDPSSQGDPAEERLEGPRSIFVLGNHNNWQHGEGDPRWKMWWNEQERYYELIVYGFPHDGSIQFKFKETLDNPDHGWVPGIADPPLLLLGLQTRKLAIELEKDLDIRQEYYLDKDKKVIPRKILAEPRFFYDGNNLGVTYSPEATTFKVFAPMAEAVSVLLYPDLWSDQASEVPMTGDLSGRWISQTNGIFSVTVPGDLKGQYYTFRLTCYGKLSEVMDPYCRCACSQTRGILTVPEHAPSSDRGVSYTPQALFFHFPFTDVQQMRVMLFRSFDDRTGIEVPLTRDEHGVFQGSHAGDWKDAFYMLRLTDQEGREKEIVDPWAEMIAVGPSRGKIVDFEEINRQLRWEEDHRPAFREVIPEDGFIKPEDAVIYELHLRELTIAANSGVKNKGLYTGLAETGTRGPEQVRTGLDHLLELGVTHVQIMPVMSFTSWIGREQFQQFPHYNWGYMPTLFFSPEAATYASNAADETAIRELKQMIKDMHKSGLRVIMDVVYNHYDSRAPFDQVVPYYYHRMDEEGKISNGSGTGNEFNTTYPMARKLLLDSVKFWIQEYHIDGFRFDLMGLIDVETMTRVAAELHAIHPTILIYGEPWAAGPSPLAVINEKGRQKGRGYGVFNDHFRNAIKGSPNGPDPSFIQGHSSIDIAASICRGLRGSIEDFAQDPDETINYVTCHDDLVLRDKLELSANMDENSRKRMVKLAGLLVLLAQGIPFLYCGMDLYRTKQHIANTYNQPDSINRIDWHLKTIHADIFHYLKGVITLRKQHPAFRLGNAERIYSRVQATAPVPEQIVYSIDGSGLSGESWSKILVLINGSTSGAATFLLPEGKWRDVRLDSGVPQEGEIASVSLVVAPASAVVLHSEESS